The Populus trichocarpa isolate Nisqually-1 chromosome 2, P.trichocarpa_v4.1, whole genome shotgun sequence genome has a window encoding:
- the LOC18096199 gene encoding amino-acid permease BAT1 homolog isoform X2 — protein sequence MGSGVEHVSMDQTAFGIDSAEKRLNELGYKQELRREMTFFKTLAITFSSMAVFIGTPLYGSSLRYAGPASLIWGWVVVTFFTWFVGIAMAEICSSFPTTGSLYFWAAHLAGPKWGPFASWFCAWLETIGAVSGIGGQAYSAAQSLQMIIFLATGNNKGGGYFASRGVFLCMYMGFTIIWAVLNSFALQVIAFLDIISMWWQVIGGVAVIVILPLVAQQTQSASFVFTHFETSPEATGISSKPYAVILSVLLSNYCLYGYDTAAHLTEETKGADRTGPAAILSSIGIISVFGWAYYLALTFSIQDFNYLYDVNNETAGALVPAQIIYDAFQGRYHNSTGAVVFLCIIWGSFFFCGLSVTTSAARVVYALSRDNGIPFSPIWRRIHPKYKVPTNAVWLCAAISIILGLPILKLDVVFTAIISINTIGWVGGYAVPIFARLVMDEKNFKPGPFYLGRARRPIYLVAFLWICYTCSAFLLPTLYPIQWKTFNYAPIAIGIFLTLIMLWWAFDARKWFKGPVRNIDLQNGHS from the exons ATGGGTTCAGGAGTAGAGCATGTTAGCATGGATCAAACAGCTTTCGGAATTGATTCTGCAGAGAAGCGTCTCAATGAGCTCGGATACAAGCAAGAACTCAGAAGAGAAATG ACATTTTTCAAGACTCTTGCGATTACATTTTCGAGCATGGCAGTTTTTATCGGGACACCTCTCTATGGGTCAAGCCTCCGTTATGCAGGACCTGCAAGCTTGATATGGGGATGGGTTGTTGTCACTTTCTTCACTTGGTTTGTTGGGATTGCCATGGCTGAGATTTGCTCTTCTTTCCCC ACCACGGGTTCGCTTTACTTCTGGGCTGCTCATTTGGCTGGACCCAAGTGGGGGCCATTTGCATCCTGGTTCTGCGCTTGGCTCGAGACCATTGGAGCCGTTTCTGGAATTGGTGGTCAG GCATATTCAGCAGCCCAATCACTACAGATGATTATATTTCTCGCCACAGGAAACAACAAGGGCGGAGGCTACTTCGCTTCAAGAGGTGTTTTCTTGTGTATGTATATGGGTTTCACTATCATATGGGCAGTACTCAACAGCTTTGCTTTACAAGTCATTGCATTCCTTGACATTATCTCCATGTGGTGGCAG GTGATTGGGGGTGTAGCAGTGATTGTAATTCTTCCTTTGGTGGCACAACAAACACAATCTGCTTCTTTTGTGTTCACTCATTTTGAAACATCACCCGAGGCAACTGGAATAAGTAGTAAACCTTATGCGGTCATTCTATCTGTGCTGCTAAGCAACTACTGCCTATATGGCTACGACACCGCGGCTCATTTAACCGAAGAAACAAAAGGTGCTGATAGAACAGGCCCTGCTGCAATTCTTTCCAGTATTGGCATTATCTCTGTTTTTGGTTGGGCATATTACTTGGCTCTTACTTTCAGTATCCAG GATTTTAACTATTTGTACGATGTGAACAACGAGACTGCTGGCGCCTTAGTACCAGCGCAGATAATTTATGATGCATTTCAAGGAAGGTACCATAATTCAACTGGAGCAGTAGTTTTTCTATGTATCATCTGGGGTTCCTTCTTCTTCTGTGGGCTTTCAGTAACTACAAGTGCTGCCAGAGTG GTCTATGCTCTATCAAGAGACAATGGGATCCCATTTTCACCTATCTGGAGAAGAATTCATCCAAAGTACAAGGTTCCAACAAATGCTGTGTGGCTGTGTGCTGCCATTAGCATTATTCTTGGACTACCCATCCTGAAGCTTGATGTTGTTTTCACAGCCATTATATCGATAAATACAATTGGCTGGGTTGGAGGCTATGCCGTGCCAATATTTGCAAGGCTTGTCATGGATGAGAAAAACTTCAAACCAGGACCTTTTTATTTGGGTAGAGCAAGAAGGCCCATTTACTTGGTGGCGTTCTTATGGATATGTTACACTTGTTCAGCCTTCCTCTTGCCAACTCTCTACCCAATCCAGTGGAAAACTTTCAACTATGCACCAATTGCCATTGGCATATTTTTGACGCTGATAATGCTTTGGTGGGCGTTTGATGCTAGAAAATGGTTCAAGGGACCCGTAAGGAATATCGATTTACAAAATGGTCATAGTTGA
- the LOC18096199 gene encoding amino-acid permease BAT1 homolog isoform X1 has product MGSGVEHVSMDQTAFGIDSAEKRLNELGYKQELRREMTFFKTLAITFSSMAVFIGTPLYGSSLRYAGPASLIWGWVVVTFFTWFVGIAMAEICSSFPTTGSLYFWAAHLAGPKWGPFASWFCAWLETIGAVSGIGGQAYSAAQSLQMIIFLATGNNKGGGYFASRGVFLCMYMGFTIIWAVLNSFALQVIAFLDIISMWWQVIGGVAVIVILPLVAQQTQSASFVFTHFETSPEATGISSKPYAVILSVLLSNYCLYGYDTAAHLTEETKGADRTGPAAILSSIGIISVFGWAYYLALTFSIQDFNYLYDVNNETAGALVPAQIIYDAFQGRYHNSTGAVVFLCIIWGSFFFCGLSVTTSAARVVYALSRDNGIPFSPIWRRIHPKYKVPTNAVWLCAAISIILGLPILKLDVIFTAIVSISTIGWVGGYAVPIFARLVMAEKNFKPGPFYLGRARRPICLVAFLWICYTCSAFLLPTLYPIQWKTFNYAPVAVGMFLTLIMLWWAFDARKWFKGPVRNIDLQNVIFKA; this is encoded by the exons ATGGGTTCAGGAGTAGAGCATGTTAGCATGGATCAAACAGCTTTCGGAATTGATTCTGCAGAGAAGCGTCTCAATGAGCTCGGATACAAGCAAGAACTCAGAAGAGAAATG ACATTTTTCAAGACTCTTGCGATTACATTTTCGAGCATGGCAGTTTTTATCGGGACACCTCTCTATGGGTCAAGCCTCCGTTATGCAGGACCTGCAAGCTTGATATGGGGATGGGTTGTTGTCACTTTCTTCACTTGGTTTGTTGGGATTGCCATGGCTGAGATTTGCTCTTCTTTCCCC ACCACGGGTTCGCTTTACTTCTGGGCTGCTCATTTGGCTGGACCCAAGTGGGGGCCATTTGCATCCTGGTTCTGCGCTTGGCTCGAGACCATTGGAGCCGTTTCTGGAATTGGTGGTCAG GCATATTCAGCAGCCCAATCACTACAGATGATTATATTTCTCGCCACAGGAAACAACAAGGGCGGAGGCTACTTCGCTTCAAGAGGTGTTTTCTTGTGTATGTATATGGGTTTCACTATCATATGGGCAGTACTCAACAGCTTTGCTTTACAAGTCATTGCATTCCTTGACATTATCTCCATGTGGTGGCAG GTGATTGGGGGTGTAGCAGTGATTGTAATTCTTCCTTTGGTGGCACAACAAACACAATCTGCTTCTTTTGTGTTCACTCATTTTGAAACATCACCCGAGGCAACTGGAATAAGTAGTAAACCTTATGCGGTCATTCTATCTGTGCTGCTAAGCAACTACTGCCTATATGGCTACGACACCGCGGCTCATTTAACCGAAGAAACAAAAGGTGCTGATAGAACAGGCCCTGCTGCAATTCTTTCCAGTATTGGCATTATCTCTGTTTTTGGTTGGGCATATTACTTGGCTCTTACTTTCAGTATCCAG GATTTTAACTATTTGTACGATGTGAACAACGAGACTGCTGGCGCCTTAGTACCAGCGCAGATAATTTATGATGCATTTCAAGGAAGGTACCATAATTCAACTGGAGCAGTAGTTTTTCTATGTATCATCTGGGGTTCCTTCTTCTTCTGTGGGCTTTCAGTAACTACAAGTGCTGCCAGAGTG GTCTATGCTCTATCAAGAGACAATGGGATCCCATTTTCACCTATCTGGAGAAGAATTCATCCAAAGTACAAG GTTCCAACAAATGCTGTGTGGCTGTGTGCTGCCATTAGCATTATTCTTGGACTACCCATCCTGAAGCTTGATGTGATTTTCACAGCCATTGTATCGATAAGCACAATTGGCTGGGTTGGAGGCTATGCGGTGCCAATATTTGCAAGGCTTGTCATGGCTGAGAAAAACTTCAAACCAGGACCCTTTTATTTGGGTAGAGCAAGAAGGCCCATTTGCTTGGTGGCGTTCTTATGGATATGTTACACTTGTTCAGCCTTCCTCTTGCCAACTCTCTACCCCATCCAGTGGAAAACTTTCAACTATGCACCAGTAGCCGTTGGCATGTTTTTGACGCTGATAATGCTTTGGTGGGCGTTTGATGCTAGAAAATGGTTCAAGGGACCCGTAAGGAATATTGATTTACAAAATGTCATATTTAAGGCTTGA
- the LOC18096199 gene encoding amino-acid permease BAT1 homolog isoform X3, giving the protein MGSGVEHISMDQKAFGIDSAEKRLNELGYKQELRREMTFFKTLAITFSSMAVFTGTPLYGPSLRYAGPASLIWGWVVVTFFTWFVGIAMAEICSSFPTTGSLYFWAAHLAGPKWGPFASWCCAWLETIGAVSGIGTQAYSGAQALQMIIFLATGNNKGGGYFASRGVFLCMYIGFTITWAVLNSFALQVIAFLGIISIWWQVIGGLAVIVMLPLVAQQTQSASFVFTHFETSPEATGISSKPYAVILSVLLSNYCLYGYDTAAHLTEETKGADRTGPAAILSSIGIISVFGWAYYLALTFSIQDFNYLYDENNETVGALVPAQIIYDAFYGRYHNSTGAVVFLCIIWGSFFFCGLSVTASAARVVYALSRDNGIPFSPIWRKIHPKYKVPTNAVWLCAAISIILGLPILKLDVIFTAIVSISTIGWVGGYAVPIFARLVMAEKNFKPGPFYLGRARRPICLVAFLWICYTCSAFLLPTLYPIQWKTFNYAPVAVGMFLTLIMLWWAFDARKWFKGPVRNIDLQNVIFKA; this is encoded by the exons ATGGGTTCAGGAGTAGAGCATATTAGCATGGATCAAAAAGCTTTCGGAATTGATTCTGCAGAGAAGCGTCTGAATGAGCTCGGATACAAGCAAGAACTCAGAAGAGAAATG ACATTTTTCAAGACTCTTGCGATTACATTTTCGAGCATGGCAGTTTTTACTGGGACACCTCTCTATGGGCCAAGCCTACGTTATGCAGGACCTGCAAGCTTGATATGGGGATGGGTTGTTGTCACTTTCTTCACTTGGTTTGTTGGGATTGCCATGGCTGAGATTTGCTCTTCTTTCCCC ACCACGGGTTCGCTTTACTTTTGGGCTGCTCATTTGGCTGGACCCAAGTGGGGGCCATTTGCATCCTGGTGCTGCGCTTGGCTCGAGACCATTGGTGCCGTTTCTGGAATCGGTACTCAG GCATATTCAGGAGCCCAAGCACTACAGATGATTATTTTTCTCGCCACTGGAAACAACAAGGGCGGAGGCTACTTCGCTTCAAGAGGTGTTTTCTTGTGTATGTATATTGGTTTCACTATCACGTGGGCAGTACTCAACAGCTTCGCTTTACAAGTCATTGCATTCCTTGGCATTATCTCCATATGGTGGCAG GTGATTGGGGGTTTAGCAGTGATTGTAATGCTTCCTTTGGTGGCACAACAAACACAATCTGCTTCGTTTGTGTTCACTCATTTCGAAACATCACCCGAGGCAACTGGAATAAGCAGTAAACCTTATGCCGTCATTCTATCTGTGCTGCTAAGCAACTACTGCCTATATGGCTACGACACCGCGGCTCATTTAACCGAAGAAACAAAAGGTGCTGATAGAACAGGCCCTGCTGCAATTCTTTCCAGTATTGGCATTATCTCTGTTTTTGGATGGGCATATTACTTGGCTCTTACCTTCAGTATCCAGGA TTTTAACTATTTGTACGATGAGAACAACGAGACTGTTGGTGCACTAGTACCAGCACAGATAATCTATGATGCATTCTATGGAAGGTATCATAATTCAACTGGAGCAGTAGTTTTTCTATGTATCATCTGGGGATCCTTCTTCTTCTGTGGGCTCTCAGTAACAGCAAGTGCTGCCAGAGTG GTCTATGCGCTATCAAGAGACAATGGGATCCCATTTTCACCTATCTGGAGAAAAATTCACCCAAAGTACAAGGTTCCAACAAATGCTGTGTGGCTGTGTGCTGCCATTAGCATTATTCTTGGACTACCCATCCTGAAGCTTGATGTGATTTTCACAGCCATTGTATCGATAAGCACAATTGGCTGGGTTGGAGGCTATGCGGTGCCAATATTTGCAAGGCTTGTCATGGCTGAGAAAAACTTCAAACCAGGACCCTTTTATTTGGGTAGAGCAAGAAGGCCCATTTGCTTGGTGGCGTTCTTATGGATATGTTACACTTGTTCAGCCTTCCTCTTGCCAACTCTCTACCCCATCCAGTGGAAAACTTTCAACTATGCACCAGTAGCCGTTGGCATGTTTTTGACGCTGATAATGCTTTGGTGGGCGTTTGATGCTAGAAAATGGTTCAAGGGACCCGTAAGGAATATTGATTTACAAAATGTCATATTTAAGGCTTGA
- the LOC18096197 gene encoding amino-acid permease BAT1 homolog, whose amino-acid sequence MGSGVEHVSMDQKAFGIDSAEKRLNELGYKQELRREMTFFKTLAITFSSMAVFIGTPLYGSSLRYAGPASLIWGWVVVTFFTWFVGIAMAEICSSFPTTGSLYFWAAHLAGPKWGPFASWCCAWLETIGAVSGIGAQAYSGAQALQMIIFLATGNNKGGGYFASRGVFLCMYIGFTITWAVLNSFALQVIAFLGIISIWWQVIGGLAVIVILPLVAQQTQSASFVFTHFETSPEATGISSKPYAVILSVLLSNYCLYGYDTAAHLTEETKGADRTGPAAILSSIGIISVMGWAYYLALTFSIQDFNYLYDVNNETAGVLVPAQIIYDAFYGRYHNSTGAVVFLCIIWGSFFFCGLSVTACAARVVYALSRDNGIPFSPIWRTIHPKYKVPTNAVWLCAAISIILGLPILKLDVIFTAIVSISTIGWVGGYAVPIFARLVMAEKNFKPGPFYLGRARRPICLVAFLWICYTCSAFLLPTLYPIQWKTFNYAPLAIGMFFTLIMLWWAFDARKWFKGPVRNIDLQNVIFKA is encoded by the exons ATGGGTTCAGGAGTAGAGCATGTTAGCATGGATCAAAAAGCTTTCGGAATTGATTCTGCAGAGAAGCGTCTCAATGAGCTCGGATACAAGCAAGAACTCAGAAGAGAAATG ACATTTTTCAAGACTCTTGCGATTACATTTTCGAGCATGGCAGTTTTTATCGGGACACCTCTCTATGGGTCAAGCCTCCGTTATGCAGGACCTGCAAGCTTGATATGGGGATGGGTTGTTGTCACTTTCTTCACTTGGTTTGTTGGGATTGCCATGGCTGAGATTTGCTCTTCTTTCCCC ACCACGGGTTCGCTTTACTTCTGGGCTGCTCATTTGGCTGGACCCAAGTGGGGGCCATTTGCATCCTGGTGCTGCGCTTGGCTCGAGACCATTGGAGCCGTTTCTGGAATTGGTGCTCAG GCATATTCAGGAGCCCAAGCACTACAGATGATTATTTTTCTCGCCACTGGAAACAACAAGGGCGGAGGCTACTTCGCTTCAAGAGGTGTTTTCTTGTGTATGTATATTGGTTTCACTATCACATGGGCAGTACTCAACAGCTTCGCTTTACAAGTCATTGCATTCCTTGGCATTATCTCCATATGGTGGCAG GTGATTGGGGGTTTAGCAGTGATTGTAATACTTCCTTTGGTGGCACAACAAACACAATCTGCTTCTTTTGTGTTTACTCATTTCGAAACATCACCTGAGGCAACTGGAATAAGCAGTAAACCTTATGCGGTCATTCTATCTGTGCTGCTAAGCAACTACTGCCTATATGGCTACGACACAGCAGCTCATTTAACCGAAGAAACAAAAGGTGCTGATAGAACAGGCCCTGCTGCTATTCTTTCCAGTATCGGCATCATCTCAGTTATGGGATGGGCATATTACTTGGCTCTTACTTTCAGTATCCAG GATTTTAACTATTTGTACGATGTGAACAACGAGACTGCTGGCGTCTTAGTACCAGCACAGATAATCTATGATGCATTCTATGGAAGGTACCATAATTCAACTGGAGCAGTAGTTTTTCTATGTATAATCTGGGGATCCTTCTTCTTCTGTGGGCTCTCAGTAACCGCATGTGCTGCCAGAGTG GTCTATGCCCTATCAAGAGACAATGGGATCCCATTTTCACCTATCTGGAGAACAATTCACCCAAAGTACAAGGTTCCAACAAATGCTGTGTGGCTGTGTGCTGCCATTAGCATTATTCTTGGACTACCCATCCTGAAGCTTGATGTGATTTTCACAGCCATTGTATCGATAAGCACAATTGGCTGGGTTGGAGGCTATGCTGTGCCAATATTTGCAAGGCTTGTCATGGCTGAGAAAAACTTCAAACCAGGGCCCTTTTATTTGGGTAGAGCAAGAAGGCCCATTTGCTTGGTAGCGTTCTTATGGATATGTTACACTTGTTCAGCCTTCCTCTTGCCAACTCTCTACCCCATCCAGTGGAAAACTTTCAACTATGCACCACTAGCTATTGGTATGTTTTTTACGCTGATAATGCTTTGGTGGGCGTTTGATGCTAGAAAATGGTTCAAGGGACCCGTAAGGAATATTGATTTACAAAATGTCATATTTAAGGCTTGA